Proteins from a single region of Leptotrichia trevisanii DSM 22070:
- a CDS encoding D-alanine--D-alanine ligase, with protein sequence MSKLRVGVIRGGVSTEREVSLKTGSEIVANLNRDKYEVFDIVIDSEKEVFEKVKDLNLDFVYIALHGVFGEDGRIQAILQSLGVAYSGPGVMSSAVCMDKEFSKRIVAGYGVRIAKWKSVRVGETVDFETIKKELGNRVVVKPNNGGSSIGVSFVENQEELEKGLELVFGMDKEALIEEVLHGVEISVPVIDGEVFPTLRIEALAGDYFDYESKYAKGGANEYVFEFPEKVQAEINKFAKDSYYGLKCEGFARIDFMVVNEETPYFMEVNTSPGMTSASLLPKSTASKGYDYSQTLDLLIESSIKVER encoded by the coding sequence ATGTCAAAATTAAGAGTAGGAGTAATACGTGGGGGAGTTTCAACTGAAAGAGAAGTTTCTTTAAAGACAGGAAGTGAAATTGTAGCAAACTTGAATAGAGATAAATATGAGGTTTTTGATATTGTAATTGATTCAGAAAAGGAAGTTTTTGAAAAAGTAAAAGACTTGAATCTGGATTTTGTTTATATCGCTTTACACGGTGTATTTGGAGAAGACGGGAGAATACAGGCAATTTTACAAAGTCTGGGAGTGGCTTATAGCGGGCCTGGAGTGATGTCAAGTGCAGTCTGCATGGATAAAGAATTTTCAAAAAGAATTGTGGCTGGATATGGAGTTAGAATTGCAAAATGGAAAAGTGTACGTGTAGGCGAAACTGTTGACTTTGAAACAATAAAAAAAGAATTGGGAAATCGTGTTGTAGTAAAGCCAAATAACGGTGGTTCAAGCATTGGAGTAAGTTTTGTGGAAAATCAGGAAGAACTTGAAAAAGGGCTGGAACTTGTTTTTGGAATGGATAAGGAGGCATTGATTGAAGAAGTTCTGCATGGTGTGGAAATAAGCGTACCTGTGATTGATGGGGAAGTTTTTCCAACACTAAGAATTGAGGCTCTTGCAGGAGATTACTTTGACTATGAATCAAAATATGCAAAAGGTGGGGCAAATGAATATGTATTTGAATTTCCTGAAAAAGTGCAGGCTGAAATTAATAAATTTGCAAAAGACAGTTATTACGGGCTAAAATGTGAAGGATTTGCAAGAATAGACTTTATGGTGGTAAATGAAGAAACGCCATATTTTATGGAAGTAAACACATCGCCAGGAATGACATCTGCCAGCTTATTGCCAAAAAGTACAGCTTCAAAAGGTTATGATTATTCACAGACATTGGACTTATTAATAGAATCTTCAATAAAAGTGGAAAGATAA
- a CDS encoding Hsp33 family molecular chaperone HslO — MGKSEIIRGTSKCARFFVCDTTELVKEAKKVHRLDPIATTVFGKLLTVTAMMGKDLKNEKDLVSVKVNGDGPYGNMLATGNMKGEVKGYIGNPEDKFHQIIDENGNFIKDETGQVRFIGNGTMQVIKDLGLRDPFSGVTKINEEDIADIIAHYFLLSEQIKSVVALGVKLDENGEVKRAGGYLIQLLPGVEDGFIDKLENKLQQIRTITELLEGGMSLEQIVELLYEDISVFEEETDVDGAHKKVYVEDFEILEKSELEYKCNCTKEKFYKGLITLGKEEIDKILEEEGKIQVECHFCGKKYDFGKEDFKNL; from the coding sequence GTCTGTGATACTACAGAACTTGTAAAAGAGGCAAAGAAAGTACACCGACTTGATCCAATAGCGACAACTGTTTTTGGGAAACTATTAACAGTAACAGCTATGATGGGGAAAGATTTGAAAAACGAAAAGGATTTGGTGTCGGTTAAAGTAAATGGTGATGGGCCTTATGGAAATATGCTTGCAACTGGGAATATGAAAGGGGAAGTAAAAGGTTATATTGGAAATCCTGAAGATAAATTTCATCAGATAATTGACGAAAATGGAAATTTTATAAAAGATGAGACTGGGCAAGTGAGATTTATTGGAAATGGAACAATGCAAGTTATAAAGGACTTGGGACTAAGAGATCCGTTTTCTGGCGTTACAAAAATAAATGAAGAGGATATTGCAGATATAATTGCTCATTATTTTCTTTTATCAGAGCAGATAAAATCAGTTGTTGCACTTGGTGTAAAGCTGGATGAAAATGGAGAAGTAAAAAGGGCTGGAGGTTATTTGATACAGCTGTTGCCAGGTGTGGAAGACGGATTTATTGATAAACTGGAAAATAAATTACAGCAGATTAGGACGATTACTGAACTTCTGGAAGGTGGAATGAGCCTTGAGCAGATTGTGGAACTGCTTTATGAGGATATTTCGGTATTTGAGGAAGAGACAGATGTTGATGGTGCTCATAAAAAGGTTTATGTGGAAGATTTTGAAATTTTGGAAAAATCAGAGCTGGAGTATAAATGTAATTGCACTAAAGAGAAGTTTTACAAGGGATTAATCACGCTTGGAAAAGAAGAAATTGATAAAATTCTGGAAGAGGAAGGCAAAATACAAGTAGAATGCCATTTTTGCGGTAAAAAATATGATTTTGGAAAAGAAGATTTTAAAAATTTATAA